In one window of Maribacter sp. BPC-D8 DNA:
- a CDS encoding aminotransferase class IV, with product MFNFNGELLEDNTSFLNEKNRGVQLGDAVFEELRVLNGDIIFLEDHYLRLMSSMRILRMEIPMNFTMEFMEEEILKGLSENDLKEAKQIKFTVFRNSQNDFSKSDNSISYFITNSALTNPFFILNEGAYEVELFKDFYKNSSMLSNLDTNNKVLNVVGAIYAQENDYQDCLMLNERKQVIEALNGNLFVVKGNQIKTAPITDGCINSILRKKLIDIVSKVNDFEFIEDSISPFELQKADELFIVNNIDGIVSITKYRKKDFVNTTAKNLIGKLNAAARMSLTASV from the coding sequence ATGTTCAATTTTAATGGTGAACTTCTTGAGGATAATACATCTTTTTTAAACGAAAAGAATAGGGGAGTACAACTTGGTGATGCCGTTTTTGAAGAGTTACGTGTTTTAAATGGTGATATTATATTTTTAGAAGATCACTATCTACGTTTAATGTCTTCGATGAGAATTCTAAGAATGGAGATACCTATGAACTTTACGATGGAGTTTATGGAAGAAGAAATTCTAAAAGGGCTATCTGAGAACGATTTAAAAGAGGCAAAACAAATAAAATTCACTGTTTTTAGAAATAGTCAGAACGATTTTTCTAAATCAGATAATAGTATTTCATATTTCATTACCAATAGTGCGTTAACAAACCCATTTTTTATTCTTAATGAGGGTGCATACGAAGTAGAGCTTTTTAAAGATTTCTATAAAAATTCTAGTATGTTATCTAATCTAGATACCAATAATAAAGTTTTAAATGTCGTAGGAGCGATTTACGCCCAAGAAAATGATTATCAAGATTGTTTGATGCTCAACGAGAGAAAGCAAGTTATAGAAGCTCTAAATGGTAATTTGTTTGTAGTAAAAGGTAATCAGATTAAAACAGCACCAATAACTGATGGTTGCATTAATAGTATTCTAAGAAAGAAACTTATTGATATTGTTTCAAAAGTAAATGACTTTGAATTTATTGAGGATAGTATATCACCTTTTGAGCTTCAAAAAGCAGATGAGTTATTCATAGTAAATAATATTGATGGTATTGTCTCTATTACAAAATATAGAAAGAAAGATTTTGTCAATACAACTGCAAAAAACTTAATCGGTAAATTGAATGCTGCGGCTAGAATGTCTTTAACAGCCAGTGTTTAA
- a CDS encoding DUF481 domain-containing protein, whose amino-acid sequence MKLTLNFITSICCISIFFLSFSVEAQLVNIESKRMHTDSLRFVLNSDLLFNYTDNNGEYILQVGSNVTTQFKSKNLNSIYFFIGNVNLIRSKDEDFQNSYFLHARFNQKLTEVIRFEAFIQNQNNQKLTISERNLLGAGLRLKLFSKNGSLAYFGNSYIYEIESVDDSDQKFYNHRNSSYVSLNHNFKKYNLDITGTFYFQPLYKNISNHRILSQFKAEMPLTKRISFSALYNYSVINFDSALEDNRSSNVSFGLTLNL is encoded by the coding sequence ATGAAATTGACTTTAAATTTTATTACATCAATTTGCTGTATTTCTATATTCTTTTTAAGCTTTTCTGTTGAGGCTCAGTTGGTGAATATTGAATCTAAACGCATGCATACCGACTCTTTAAGGTTTGTTTTAAATAGCGATTTGCTTTTCAATTATACCGATAATAATGGGGAATATATATTGCAGGTAGGCTCTAATGTTACTACTCAGTTTAAATCTAAGAACCTTAACAGCATTTATTTCTTTATCGGTAATGTAAACCTGATACGTTCTAAAGATGAAGATTTTCAGAATTCATATTTTTTACACGCTAGATTTAATCAAAAGTTGACTGAAGTAATTCGTTTTGAAGCCTTTATTCAAAATCAGAATAATCAAAAATTAACTATATCTGAGCGAAATTTATTAGGTGCTGGTTTACGTTTAAAGTTGTTCTCAAAAAATGGTTCACTTGCCTATTTTGGTAACTCTTATATTTATGAAATTGAATCTGTAGATGATTCTGATCAGAAATTCTACAATCATAGAAACAGTAGCTATGTCTCTTTAAATCATAATTTTAAAAAGTATAATTTAGATATCACCGGTACTTTTTATTTTCAGCCTTTGTATAAGAATATAAGTAACCATAGAATTCTAAGTCAATTTAAAGCAGAAATGCCTTTAACAAAACGAATTAGCTTTTCTGCACTTTATAATTACTCAGTAATTAATTTTGATTCGGCTTTAGAAGATAACCGTTCATCTAATGTTAGTTTTGGACTTACGTTGAATTTATAG
- a CDS encoding metallophosphatase — MRSKIIFLIFLVGHCTIFSQNADALKSNSKKEVSHSFYITSNVGNVSLEEAKKVLNEINTTSKNDSNATLLLIGNVVNKDGFSAKEKHQDATKAYLKPLMQLWDDFNGSVILMPGENEWLKGAPQSIDDLESFLQDNSKAKFWPNDGCPLERETINDDVVLEMVDSQWFLEDWDNHPYINQKCEIKSRDQFFAEFKDDLKDSQGKTVIVAVYQPVMSNTKISMANKMGGFTPESYQNKENRNLRGRLETIASQFNDVIFVSGKDRNLQYLEDDGIPQIISGAVGKTDKARAPKEEHFESSANGYAKLTVYKDGSTEVDLVEIKNGASEVAFTQKIKRERLSLDDVSYPNKINATTAKASIYTKEETDKKGFYKWMWGNHYRNLYSKDIEAPVLQIDALPNNVRPISEGGGTQSRSLRFIDDNENEYTLRALRKSALRFLQTNAINNHYVEDYLDNTVAERYMMDFYTTAHPYAQFAMNDLSETLDVLHSNPKIYYVPQQKGLGIYNEDYGDALFMYEEHAGGENKDFETFGRPDDIISTTNLRFELMESKDSYVDEPSFIRARLFDMLVGNWDRHQDQWRWAQFKTEDGKKKYEAIPRDWDQAFPKYDGTIVGMLKFAFPLLRKMESYDADVKNVKWFNLSGYPMDKTFIKNAKWNDWKKQVDFIQENLTDSAIDAAFNTLPKAAQDGSIDEIKKNLKSRRDGLQSIAKSYYEYLNNFEVIVGTEDDDNFLITRKPNGETDISISNDTIVYKNTYNAKQTKEIWVYGLDGKDTFTVDGDGKDLINIRIIGGKKNDTYDFKNTKRVKLYDFKSKNNTIVNANSKKWLTDSYDINTYDYQKRKYNENIVFPSIGFDGDTGFRIGLKDRFTTYGLANNPFKSQHTIGAEYFFATNGFAIDYNAEFAQVFYNWNLGFDARYGSPNFTMNYFGEGNESTYDSDLERDFNRVRIRQWKISPYLVHKSESSSYYFRSTLESFEVSNDDERLVGQAFASDNDVYEQQLYVSGEVGYGYKNQNNPAFPSRAMSADIAAGYKSSINGFDNSFGYVKPSVSLTYPLHPSGIAVIATKLAGEAIIGDTYEFYHGAVIGGNTSLRAYRNERFNGKSAFYQITDLRVGITRFKTNFIPLQMGVSAGFDYGRVWSDNDNSTKWHNDYGGSVWISGFSALTGNIGFYQGEDGGRFVFSLGFNF, encoded by the coding sequence ATGCGTTCAAAAATCATATTCTTAATATTCCTTGTAGGTCACTGTACCATTTTTTCGCAAAATGCTGATGCGCTAAAATCGAATTCGAAAAAAGAGGTGTCTCATTCTTTCTATATCACTTCTAACGTAGGTAATGTTTCATTAGAAGAGGCAAAGAAAGTATTGAACGAAATTAATACGACTTCTAAGAATGATAGCAATGCAACTTTACTGCTTATTGGTAACGTGGTTAATAAAGATGGCTTTTCTGCAAAAGAGAAGCATCAAGATGCAACCAAAGCATATTTGAAACCTTTAATGCAATTATGGGATGATTTTAATGGTAGCGTTATTTTAATGCCCGGAGAAAATGAATGGTTAAAAGGAGCACCACAGAGTATTGATGATTTAGAATCTTTCTTGCAAGATAATAGTAAAGCTAAATTTTGGCCCAACGATGGTTGCCCGTTAGAACGAGAAACTATAAATGATGATGTCGTTTTAGAAATGGTCGATTCTCAATGGTTTTTAGAAGATTGGGATAATCACCCGTATATCAATCAAAAATGTGAAATTAAGAGCAGAGATCAATTTTTTGCAGAGTTTAAAGATGACCTAAAAGACAGCCAAGGTAAAACGGTAATTGTGGCGGTGTACCAGCCTGTAATGAGCAATACCAAAATTTCTATGGCGAACAAAATGGGTGGCTTTACTCCTGAATCTTATCAAAATAAAGAAAATAGAAATTTAAGAGGGCGATTAGAAACCATTGCAAGTCAGTTCAATGATGTAATTTTTGTATCAGGTAAAGACCGAAATTTACAATATTTAGAAGATGATGGTATTCCTCAAATTATAAGTGGCGCCGTAGGCAAAACAGACAAAGCAAGAGCGCCAAAAGAAGAGCATTTTGAGTCTAGTGCCAATGGGTATGCTAAGTTAACCGTTTATAAAGATGGTAGTACCGAAGTTGATTTAGTTGAAATTAAAAATGGAGCATCAGAAGTTGCTTTTACCCAAAAGATAAAAAGAGAACGCCTTTCTTTAGACGATGTGTCTTATCCGAATAAAATAAATGCAACTACAGCAAAGGCTTCTATTTATACAAAAGAAGAGACTGATAAAAAGGGATTTTATAAGTGGATGTGGGGCAATCACTATAGAAATCTTTACAGTAAAGATATTGAAGCGCCGGTATTACAAATAGATGCGTTGCCCAATAATGTAAGACCAATTTCTGAGGGCGGTGGTACACAATCTAGATCATTACGGTTTATCGATGACAATGAGAATGAGTATACCTTACGTGCATTGCGTAAAAGTGCCTTACGCTTTTTACAGACTAATGCCATCAATAATCATTACGTTGAAGATTACCTTGATAATACTGTTGCAGAACGTTATATGATGGATTTCTACACCACGGCGCACCCATATGCTCAATTTGCTATGAATGACTTGTCTGAAACATTAGACGTGCTTCATTCAAACCCGAAAATATATTACGTACCTCAGCAAAAAGGATTAGGTATTTATAATGAAGATTATGGCGATGCGCTATTTATGTATGAGGAGCATGCTGGTGGTGAGAATAAAGATTTTGAAACTTTTGGTCGTCCAGATGATATTATAAGCACTACAAACTTGCGTTTTGAGTTAATGGAGTCTAAAGATTCATATGTAGATGAGCCAAGTTTTATTCGTGCTCGTTTATTTGATATGCTGGTTGGTAACTGGGATCGCCACCAAGATCAATGGCGTTGGGCACAATTTAAAACAGAAGACGGTAAAAAGAAATATGAAGCTATACCTCGCGATTGGGACCAAGCTTTTCCCAAGTATGACGGAACTATTGTTGGCATGCTAAAGTTCGCATTTCCGTTGCTTCGTAAAATGGAAAGTTATGATGCAGATGTAAAGAATGTAAAATGGTTTAATCTTTCCGGTTATCCGATGGATAAAACTTTTATAAAAAATGCGAAGTGGAACGATTGGAAGAAACAGGTAGATTTTATTCAAGAAAATTTAACTGATTCAGCAATTGATGCGGCATTCAATACCTTACCAAAAGCAGCCCAAGACGGTAGTATAGATGAAATTAAAAAGAACTTAAAATCGCGTAGAGATGGTTTACAAAGTATTGCTAAATCTTACTATGAATACCTGAATAATTTTGAGGTCATTGTAGGAACTGAAGACGATGATAATTTTTTAATTACAAGAAAACCGAACGGTGAAACAGATATATCTATTTCTAACGACACTATAGTTTATAAGAATACATACAATGCAAAACAGACCAAAGAGATTTGGGTGTATGGTTTAGATGGTAAAGACACCTTTACTGTTGATGGCGATGGAAAAGATTTGATAAATATTAGGATAATAGGAGGAAAGAAAAATGATACCTATGATTTTAAGAACACAAAAAGAGTGAAGCTGTATGATTTTAAGAGCAAGAATAACACCATTGTAAATGCTAACTCAAAAAAATGGCTTACAGATTCTTATGACATTAATACGTATGACTATCAGAAAAGAAAATATAACGAGAACATTGTTTTTCCTAGTATAGGTTTTGATGGTGATACCGGTTTTAGAATCGGACTAAAAGACCGTTTTACAACTTATGGTTTGGCTAATAATCCATTTAAATCGCAACATACCATTGGTGCTGAATATTTCTTTGCCACAAACGGATTTGCAATAGATTATAATGCGGAATTCGCACAAGTTTTTTATAACTGGAATTTAGGTTTCGATGCAAGATATGGGAGTCCTAATTTTACCATGAATTATTTCGGTGAGGGTAATGAATCAACATATGATTCAGACCTAGAAAGAGATTTTAATAGGGTACGTATTAGACAATGGAAGATTTCTCCTTACCTAGTTCACAAGAGTGAAAGTAGTAGTTATTATTTTAGATCTACATTAGAATCTTTTGAGGTTTCTAATGATGATGAACGCTTGGTTGGTCAAGCATTTGCTTCAGATAATGATGTGTATGAGCAGCAATTATATGTTTCGGGTGAAGTAGGGTATGGGTATAAAAACCAGAATAATCCGGCTTTTCCTAGTCGTGCTATGTCGGCTGATATCGCTGCAGGTTATAAATCTAGTATTAACGGATTTGATAACAGTTTTGGTTATGTGAAACCATCGGTGTCATTAACATACCCGTTGCACCCAAGTGGTATTGCGGTAATCGCTACTAAATTAGCCGGAGAAGCTATTATTGGTGATACCTATGAATTTTATCATGGTGCCGTAATAGGTGGTAACACAAGTTTACGCGCCTATAGAAATGAACGATTTAACGGTAAATCTGCTTTTTACCAAATTACAGACCTTAGGGTTGGTATAACGCGCTTTAAAACCAATTTTATACCGCTACAAATGGGTGTAAGTGCTGGGTTTGATTATGGTCGCGTATGGTCAGATAATGATAACTCTACAAAATGGCATAATGATTATGGAGGATCGGTCTGGATATCTGGATTTAGCGCTCTAACTGGTAATATAGGATTCTACCAAGGGGAAGATGGTGGTCGGTTTGTATTTAGTCTAGGTTTTAACTTCTAG
- a CDS encoding START-like domain-containing protein: MSDKIKFEIEFVIQSSPQMLYQYLATPSGLSEWFADNVNSRGEKFTFIWDGAEEEAKLLKRKSDEFVRFAWDEAEDDSFFEMKIIVDEITKDVSLFITDFAEDDEIEESKMLWTNQVSDLKQVLGSS; this comes from the coding sequence ATGAGCGATAAAATAAAATTTGAAATAGAGTTTGTAATACAGTCTTCACCACAGATGTTATATCAGTACCTGGCAACACCTTCTGGACTGTCAGAATGGTTTGCAGATAATGTGAATTCTAGAGGAGAGAAATTTACATTTATATGGGACGGAGCTGAAGAAGAAGCTAAGTTGTTAAAAAGAAAATCTGATGAGTTTGTACGTTTTGCTTGGGATGAAGCAGAAGATGACAGCTTTTTTGAGATGAAAATAATTGTAGATGAAATAACTAAAGATGTTTCTTTGTTTATAACTGATTTTGCAGAAGATGATGAAATTGAAGAGTCTAAAATGCTTTGGACGAACCAAGTATCTGATTTAAAACAGGTATTGGGATCATCATAA
- a CDS encoding NUDIX hydrolase codes for MQNLKTHYHPDVVSLDNKSIFTRLATRSIAVQGDSILLLYTERYEDYSLPGGGLDDGEDKITGMIRELSEETGALEIRNIKPYGIYEEYRPWHKPGFDIQHMISYCYTCEINTTLGAPKMEHYEIKNGMTAKWVNIYEAIAHNKKTMLESAKKGMSIERETFLLELLAEGMS; via the coding sequence ATGCAAAATTTAAAAACCCACTACCACCCAGACGTTGTGTCTTTAGATAATAAATCTATTTTCACCAGACTTGCCACAAGAAGTATTGCCGTACAGGGCGATTCTATTTTATTGCTCTATACAGAGCGTTATGAAGATTACAGTCTACCAGGCGGTGGTTTAGATGACGGTGAAGATAAAATTACAGGTATGATTCGCGAACTTAGTGAAGAAACCGGAGCGTTAGAAATAAGAAACATCAAACCATATGGCATTTATGAGGAATATAGACCATGGCACAAGCCAGGTTTTGACATTCAACATATGATTTCTTATTGCTATACCTGCGAAATCAATACAACACTTGGCGCCCCTAAAATGGAGCATTACGAAATTAAAAATGGCATGACCGCAAAATGGGTCAACATTTACGAAGCTATAGCCCATAACAAGAAAACCATGCTTGAAAGTGCTAAAAAAGGGATGTCTATTGAGAGAGAGACTTTTCTCTTAGAGCTACTTGCCGAGGGTATGTCATAA
- a CDS encoding RecQ family ATP-dependent DNA helicase — MNNTPKEILSKYWGFDSFRGSQEEIINAISNGQDVLGLLPTGGGKSLCFQVPALMKEGICIVISPLVALIENQVDNLQKLGIKAIGLKGGLKFTEVDKLLDNCIYGSYKFLYLSPERLQQELVQERIKAMNVSMFVIDEAHCISQWGHDFRPAYLSCSILRELHPTPPMVALTATATKRVSDDIISSLDLNYPFVVKDSFFRKNIGFGVLLTEDKNGRLKQYCQQIKHSAIVYVRSRRKAEELSKFLVKNNVKSTFYHGGVDQKMKTERLNLWLEDKVQVMVATNAFGMGIDKPDVELVVHYQIPDSLENYFQEAGRAGRNGDFAKAILLTNTTDKVLVKKQFIDILPDVAYVKMIYKKLNTFFQIGYGEFTEAKFHLNFNEFCNIYKLNTFLTYNALQLLDRNSVLSLSENFSKKITIKFITDKDTLYRYIDKNSKLADFIKVVLRTYGGLFEFDTQINMYLLSKKTAIAESVLHQNFEQLAKDEIIEYNSVSSDLEMLFLVPRDDDRTINIFAKNIEEQNQLKIEKVTKMLNYIENDTVCRSIQLLSYFGEVQEKECGICDVCINQKLGNTDVVHAKIKIIQLLKQKTASSQELEKRLNINQDIVIAALQELLEDNYITLNTINEYQLL; from the coding sequence GTGAATAATACACCAAAAGAAATTTTATCAAAATATTGGGGTTTTGACAGCTTTAGAGGCTCTCAAGAAGAAATCATCAATGCCATTTCTAACGGTCAAGATGTTTTAGGTTTACTACCCACAGGAGGTGGTAAATCGCTATGCTTTCAGGTACCAGCATTAATGAAAGAAGGTATTTGTATTGTTATCTCTCCGTTAGTAGCCCTAATAGAAAATCAAGTCGACAACCTTCAAAAACTAGGTATTAAAGCCATAGGTCTAAAAGGCGGACTCAAATTTACCGAAGTAGATAAGCTATTAGATAATTGTATTTACGGCAGTTATAAGTTTTTGTATTTATCACCAGAGCGCTTACAGCAAGAACTGGTACAAGAACGAATTAAGGCAATGAACGTTTCTATGTTCGTTATCGATGAGGCTCATTGTATTTCTCAATGGGGTCACGATTTTAGACCTGCCTATTTAAGCTGTTCCATATTACGTGAGCTGCACCCTACCCCACCAATGGTTGCTTTAACGGCAACGGCAACTAAAAGAGTAAGCGATGACATTATTTCTTCATTAGATCTCAACTATCCTTTTGTAGTAAAGGATTCCTTTTTTAGAAAAAATATAGGATTCGGAGTCCTACTGACCGAAGATAAAAATGGTCGCTTAAAACAATACTGCCAGCAAATAAAACACAGTGCCATTGTATATGTTAGAAGTAGAAGAAAGGCAGAAGAACTATCTAAGTTTTTAGTAAAGAATAATGTAAAGTCAACGTTTTATCATGGCGGTGTTGATCAAAAAATGAAAACAGAACGGCTTAATCTTTGGTTAGAAGATAAAGTTCAAGTTATGGTTGCTACCAATGCTTTTGGTATGGGTATAGACAAACCAGATGTTGAATTGGTAGTTCATTATCAAATACCCGATAGTTTAGAAAATTACTTTCAAGAAGCAGGTAGAGCCGGTAGAAACGGAGACTTTGCAAAGGCTATTCTACTTACCAATACTACCGACAAGGTATTGGTTAAGAAACAATTTATCGACATTTTACCAGACGTTGCCTACGTGAAAATGATTTATAAAAAATTAAATACATTTTTTCAAATTGGCTACGGAGAATTTACAGAGGCAAAGTTTCATCTAAATTTCAACGAATTCTGTAACATATATAAGCTGAATACATTTTTAACTTATAATGCATTACAACTACTAGACAGAAATTCGGTACTATCACTATCTGAAAATTTCTCAAAAAAAATTACTATCAAATTCATAACAGATAAGGATACATTATATAGGTATATTGACAAAAACTCAAAACTTGCCGATTTCATAAAAGTAGTACTACGCACCTACGGTGGTCTTTTTGAATTCGACACACAAATTAACATGTACTTATTATCAAAAAAAACAGCTATAGCAGAATCAGTATTACATCAAAACTTTGAGCAACTGGCAAAAGATGAAATTATTGAATACAACAGTGTTTCAAGTGATTTAGAGATGCTGTTCTTGGTACCACGAGATGATGACCGTACCATTAATATATTTGCAAAGAATATTGAAGAGCAAAATCAGCTAAAAATCGAGAAGGTAACGAAGATGCTGAATTACATTGAAAATGACACTGTTTGTAGAAGCATTCAGTTATTAAGTTATTTCGGCGAGGTTCAAGAAAAAGAGTGCGGCATATGCGATGTATGCATCAATCAGAAATTAGGCAATACAGATGTTGTACACGCCAAAATAAAAATCATTCAACTTTTAAAGCAGAAAACTGCAAGTTCGCAAGAATTAGAAAAACGTTTAAACATTAATCAAGACATTGTTATTGCAGCCTTACAAGAACTACTAGAAGACAATTACATAACATTAAACACTATAAACGAATACCAACTATTATAA
- a CDS encoding SH3 domain-containing protein — protein sequence MKKILFVLLYIISSYASYSQEFKTGLIMPNNEFKICCMYIPSSGLKIYDKPNGDIQGKIHLGKADSNNEFYTAFIEKNGDETALESSNLEMVGYETMAVVFVDSVNGFVMLNNGCWISVEEVTSKNLNLISWMNYAIKKNSEWYADAIGLNLREGPSTDFKKIATLKGDLFGITLTTEKKGKWSKVNVKEYRKHPCSGEDNVLIETYTGWIKLISEQETLNVWTYQKGC from the coding sequence ATGAAAAAAATTCTATTCGTATTACTCTACATCATCAGTTCTTATGCTAGTTATTCGCAAGAATTTAAAACGGGACTTATTATGCCTAATAATGAGTTTAAGATATGTTGTATGTACATACCTAGCTCTGGTTTAAAAATTTATGACAAACCAAATGGAGATATTCAAGGTAAAATTCATTTAGGTAAAGCAGACAGCAATAATGAATTTTACACTGCCTTTATTGAAAAAAACGGAGATGAAACTGCACTAGAGTCCTCTAATCTAGAGATGGTCGGTTATGAAACAATGGCTGTAGTATTTGTCGACTCAGTTAATGGTTTTGTAATGCTTAACAATGGATGTTGGATAAGTGTTGAGGAAGTAACATCAAAAAATTTGAATTTAATTTCGTGGATGAATTATGCCATTAAAAAAAACAGTGAATGGTATGCTGATGCTATAGGATTAAATTTGAGAGAAGGGCCCTCTACTGACTTTAAAAAAATAGCCACTCTAAAAGGAGACTTGTTCGGTATTACACTAACAACAGAAAAGAAAGGAAAATGGAGTAAAGTTAATGTCAAGGAATATCGAAAACACCCTTGTTCTGGCGAAGACAATGTACTTATAGAAACATACACCGGTTGGATCAAACTGATTTCAGAACAAGAAACGCTTAATGTTTGGACGTATCAAAAAGGATGCTAA
- a CDS encoding YqgE/AlgH family protein has translation MIALKPTKGKLLIAEPSLTGDVSFNRSVVLLAEHSNEGSVGFILNKPLEYQINDLVTEIEIPFQVYNGGPVEQDNLYFIHKVPHLIDNSVEISDGIYWGGDFETTVDLINKEIISEDDIRFFLGYSGWSSLQLDEELTSKSWIVVENEHESRIIQKAAKAIWKENMIQLGGDYLLWSNAPENPSLN, from the coding sequence ATGATCGCATTAAAGCCAACCAAAGGAAAATTACTAATTGCAGAACCTTCTTTAACAGGAGACGTTTCTTTCAATAGATCTGTTGTACTGTTAGCAGAGCATAGCAATGAAGGCTCTGTTGGTTTTATTTTAAATAAGCCATTAGAGTATCAAATAAACGATTTGGTTACCGAAATTGAAATACCTTTTCAAGTATATAACGGCGGACCTGTAGAGCAAGACAATCTTTACTTTATTCATAAAGTACCACACTTAATAGATAACAGTGTAGAGATTTCTGATGGTATTTACTGGGGTGGTGATTTTGAAACTACCGTTGATCTCATCAATAAAGAAATCATTTCTGAAGATGATATTCGATTTTTTCTTGGTTATTCTGGCTGGTCTTCTTTGCAATTAGATGAAGAACTGACTTCAAAGTCATGGATTGTTGTTGAAAACGAACATGAAAGTAGAATTATTCAAAAAGCCGCAAAAGCAATTTGGAAAGAAAATATGATCCAATTAGGTGGTGATTATCTACTTTGGTCAAATGCTCCAGAAAACCCGAGTCTCAATTAA
- a CDS encoding HU family DNA-binding protein has protein sequence MNKTELIDAMAADAGITKAAAKKSLESFLGNVENSLKKGDRISLVGFGSWSVSKRNAREGRNPSTGKTIQIAAKNVVKFKAGADLGKAVN, from the coding sequence ATGAACAAAACAGAATTGATCGATGCAATGGCAGCAGACGCTGGCATCACAAAAGCTGCGGCTAAAAAGTCATTGGAATCTTTCTTGGGAAATGTTGAAAATTCTCTTAAAAAAGGAGATAGAATTTCTTTAGTAGGTTTCGGTTCTTGGTCCGTATCTAAAAGAAATGCAAGAGAAGGTAGAAATCCATCAACTGGAAAAACTATCCAAATCGCTGCTAAAAATGTAGTTAAGTTTAAAGCAGGTGCTGATTTAGGCAAAGCTGTAAACTAG
- the fmt gene encoding methionyl-tRNA formyltransferase, with the protein MEALRIVFMGTPDFAVGILDMLVKKEYNIVGVITAPDRPAGRGRKLNESAVKKYAVENSLTVLQPTNLKDTEFLSTLKSLNANLQIVVAFRMLPKLVWDMPKYGTFNLHASLLPQYRGAAPINWAIINGETKTGVTTFFIDEKIDTGAIIMQDETSIEKTDNAEDLHDRLMHLGAETVVKTVARIQEGNFETTEQTNSDDLKDAHKLFKETCEIDWSKSKEDIYNFIRGLSPYPAAWTTLTNGEQTIITKIYKAHIEVEEHELTTGTLIFTKKEMKVAVQGGYLNLDEIQLQGKKRMLVRDLLNGLNLEKNAKMR; encoded by the coding sequence ATGGAAGCATTAAGAATTGTATTTATGGGCACCCCCGATTTTGCTGTAGGCATTTTAGACATGCTTGTAAAGAAAGAATATAATATAGTAGGTGTTATTACGGCACCAGACAGACCCGCTGGTAGAGGTAGAAAACTAAACGAATCTGCAGTTAAAAAATACGCTGTTGAAAACAGCCTTACGGTATTACAACCGACCAACTTAAAAGACACCGAATTTTTAAGCACCTTAAAATCTCTAAATGCCAATTTACAAATAGTAGTAGCCTTTAGAATGTTGCCGAAGCTTGTTTGGGATATGCCAAAATATGGAACCTTTAATCTGCATGCATCGCTTCTACCTCAGTACCGTGGTGCAGCACCTATTAATTGGGCTATTATAAATGGTGAAACAAAAACCGGAGTTACCACATTCTTTATCGACGAAAAGATAGATACAGGTGCTATTATAATGCAAGACGAAACTAGCATTGAAAAAACAGATAATGCCGAAGACTTACATGACAGACTAATGCACTTAGGGGCAGAAACTGTTGTAAAAACTGTAGCAAGAATTCAAGAAGGAAATTTTGAAACTACAGAACAAACAAATTCCGACGATTTAAAAGATGCACATAAGTTATTTAAAGAAACATGTGAGATAGATTGGAGCAAGTCTAAAGAAGATATATACAACTTTATAAGGGGATTGAGTCCGTACCCAGCAGCATGGACAACTTTGACAAACGGAGAACAAACGATAATTACCAAAATTTACAAGGCGCATATAGAAGTCGAAGAACATGAACTAACAACCGGAACACTGATTTTTACTAAAAAAGAGATGAAAGTTGCAGTACAAGGCGGCTACTTAAATCTCGATGAAATACAACTTCAAGGCAAGAAAAGAATGCTTGTAAGAGATCTATTGAACGGCCTTAATTTAGAAAAAAACGCAAAAATGAGGTAA